A genomic stretch from Arachis stenosperma cultivar V10309 chromosome 3, arast.V10309.gnm1.PFL2, whole genome shotgun sequence includes:
- the LOC130965965 gene encoding protein FAR1-RELATED SEQUENCE 5-like, which translates to MENDGKESYKDGDQFEDLSVEYECSSDESDDMVDVTVDEAEADIINVDGFEKLITDLTIEDIWNWYLKTVDANDNINTRQLVCNKAGERHWKHFNRDNQQRKHRAITRLTAGRGFVSFVTIEWYRHLIAANRGLNEADKTQADSLRAFGVKTCHIIGYMVFQKGGDDKLSFTSKDLHNHISKTRRGKMKDGDAFVALAYLLSKADSDPLFLGKFTLKEGRLDNLVWADGESVIDYECFGDVLVFDTTYKKNVYNKPLVIFSGTNHHGQTTIFGCALLSDESSESFKWALKEFLEIMSGKLPGGVMTDGDHAMREAILEVFPGIPRRLCAWHLHRNARWSEIISKYGLAENEWIQSIYNDKMKWATAYLREHFFGRIRTTSQCEGIHSLLKNYVDSFEKQDAVLTTCLESFEKQAAELYTRNIFKLVKDEIEATGALNVTECPKSGDIVEYNTTNYREISGELLKLISKVQNKGDAQARLSPMSTLIGDPAVVKTCPLLVKGDSPAEYSNVEDEPMVEECDANKQTPSQNTKSRENTPVHNNNNFKTEEITRTQETLKDKTNTSGIDETEVPDTATTKITGLPQYPMHHYPVVLPYQPYGGVLPIPFHPVPNGMAYFNQYPSTNEPTKNN; encoded by the exons atggagaatgatGGCAAAGAGTCGTATAAAGATGGTGATCAATTTGAAGATTTAAGTGTTGAGTATGAGTGCAGTTCCGATGAAAGTGATGATATGGTGGATGTAACTGTAGATGAAGCAGAGGCAGATATAATTAATGTTGATGGTTTTGAAAAGTTGATAACTGATTTGACCATTGAAGACATATGGAATTGGT ACTTGAAGACAGTGGATGCTAATGACAACATTAATACAAGACAATTGGTTTGCAATAAAGCAGGAGAAAGACATTGGAAGCACTTTAACAGGGACAATCAGCAAAGAAAGCATAGGGCAATTACTCGATTAACTGCAGGACGAGGATTCGTTTCATTCGTCACTATAGAATGG TACAGACATCTTATTGCCGCAAATCGTGGGCTTAATGAGGCCGATAAAACACAAGCAGACAGCTTGCGAGCATTTGGTGTTAAAACTTGCCACATAATAGGTTACATGGTTTTCCAAAAAGGTGGAGATGATAAATTGAGTTTTACCAGCAAAGACTTACATAACCACATTAGTAAGACTAGGCGTGGTAAAATGAAAGACGGTGATGCATTTGTTGCGTTGGCCTATCTGTTGTCTAAGGCAGACAGTGACCCGTTATTTCTAGGAAAGTTCACCTTAAAGGAGGGTAGGTTGGATAATTTGGTGTGGGCTGATGGAGAAAGCGTTATTGATTACGAATGTTTTGGCGATGTACTCGTTTTTGACACCACTTACAAGAAAAATGTCTACAACAAGCCCTTAGTCATATTTTCAGGGACCAACCACCATGGCCAGACAACTATCTTTGGATGTGCTCTGCTCTCAGATGAAAGTTCCGAATCTTTCAAGTGGGCACTGAAGGAATTTTTGGAAATCATGTCAGGAAAACTACCCGGAGGCGTTATGACAGACGGAGACCATGCTATGAGAGAGGCTATCTTAGAAGTATTTCCTGGTATACCACGCCGCCTTTGTGCATGGCATCTCCATCGTAATGCG AGATGGAGCGAGATCATATCCAAATACGGACTTGCCGAGAATGAATGGATCCAGAGCATCTATAATGACAAAATGAAGTGGGCTACCGCATATTTGAGGGAGCACTTCTTTGGCCGCATAAGAACTACATCACAGTGTGAGGGAATTCATTCATTATTGAAGAACTATGTTGACA GTTTTGAGAAACAAGATGCTGTTTTGACTACGTGCTTAGAAAGTTTTGAGAAACAAGCTGCTGAACTTTATActagaaatatttttaaacttGTGAAAGATGAGATAGAAGCAACAGGTGCCTTAAATGTGACTGAATGCCCAAAGAGTGGAGACATTGTTGAGTACAACACGA CCAACTATAGGGAAATATCAGGTGAGTTACTTAAGCTAATTTCGAAGGTACAAAATAAAGGTGATGCACAAGCGAGGCTTTCTCCCATGTCAACGCTAATAGGTGATCCAGCTGTTGTGAA GACATGTCCATTACTTGTCAAGGGAGACTCACCCGCCGAATACTCAAATGTTGAAGATGAACCAATG GTTGAAGAATGTGATGCCAATAAACAGACTCCCTCTCAGAACacaaaatcaagagaaaatacACCCGTGCacaataacaataattttaAA ACTGAAGAAATCACTCGAACTCAAGAGACATTAAAAGATAAGACTAACACATCAGGAATAGACGAGACCGAAGTTCCAGATACAGCCACAACCAAGATAACAGGATTGCCACAATATCCTATGCATCATTATCCAGTTGTCCTTCCTTATCAACCTTATGGTGGAGTCCTCCCTATTCCTTTTCATCCTGTTCCAAATGGCATGGCGTACTTCAACCAATATCCTTCTACAAATGAACCAACGAAGAACAATTAA